The following DNA comes from Mucilaginibacter jinjuensis.
CAGTGGCACGCGTAAAGGCAGCAGTACAAGCAGCTAAAAGCCTTCCCTTCGATTTCACGTTAACTGCACGCGCCGAAAACTTAATCCATGGCCGCATAGACCTCAAAGATACGATCCGCAGGCTCGAAGCCTATGCCGATGCCGGGGCAGATGTGCTTTTTGCACCGGGTTTAAAAACTAAGGAGGATATCGAGGCGGTTGTTAAAGCCGTAGCTCCCTGCCCGGTTAATGTGGTTATGGGTATCCCCAATACTAACTTTACACTCAGCATGCTGGCCGATCTGGGCGTAAAACGGGTAAGCCTGGGTGGCGGTTTTTTCCGTGCCGCTTATGCAGGCCTTCAAAATGCAGCTAACGAAGTGCTTCAACAGGGAACATTTAGTTTTGGCAACCAGGCTATACCGACCGCTGATTTGAACAAACTTTTTGGACAACCTGAATAAGGTATTGCAACTACCATGCGAAACTTTAATGCACTTTAAATTCATTCCCTATGCCCAAACTTTCAGTTTTAGAATATCTTCAGCACCAGCTAGCCGGTACGCTTACACTAGATATGGAAAGTACCATGAAATACCCGACAGCTATTTCACAAACCTTAGCCATTAGTATTACCGAAGTAGCGCGCGGAACTGCCACTGTAGAAATTAATGCAGACACAACGATTCATGGCAATCAACAAGGTACGGTACATGGGGGACTAATTTGCGAACTGGCCGATGCAGCCATCGGAACGGCGCATTCTACACTGATGGAAGAAGGACAATCATTTACAACCATCGAACTAAAAATTAACTTCTACAGGCCGGTATGGCAATCCCGGTTAAGAGCCATTGCACGCCCTTTGCAAAGCGGTAAAACCATTACGCACTATTTGTGTGAAGTTAAAAATAACGAGGACAAGGTTGTAGCTACAGTAACCAGCACCGTGATGACATTATACGAGGATAAAGCAAAAGGACGTTAAGAGTATACCGGCGTAATACTATACTTGATTTCGCCTCCGATTAAGAAGCAATTTATGGAAAACCCAATTTACATTATTGGTTACGGTGCGGTTGGCATGGCGCTGGCTGTTGCTTTAAAACTTGCAGGCAAAAATGTCATTATCCTTCGGGGAAGGCCAGATAACAGCCCAGGTCGTGTTGAAAACATCCAGGTAGCTATACCTGGTAAACCTTTGCTGGAAGCAAAGATCGAGATCAATACTTTAAATAACTTTGAGCAACTGGACGGAATAATCGTTTTAACCACTAAATCTTACGGAAATAAGCAACTGGCCCAAACACTTAAAAGCAAAGCCGGTAACTCCCCTATTGTGCTATTACAAAACGGTCTTGGTGTCGAACAACCATTTATTGAGACCGGGTTCACCGAAATATATCGTTGTGTATTATTTATTACCAGCGTAGTTATTGCACCTGGCAAGGTAAACTACAAACCGGTTGCTGTTTCGCCGATTGGCGTTGTTGCCAACAAAAGTACCAGCTTAAACAACGTGATAGAGGCCTTGGATAATGCTTATTTACCATTCAAAGCCGAATATGAAATTGAAACCATTATTTGGAAAAAAGCCATTGCAAACAGTGTATTTAACTCTATATGCCCCTTGCTAAATATCGATAACGGCATTTTTAAACGGGATGCCTCTGCCCTGCTTATGGCCAAACGTATAATTACAGAATGTGTTGGTGTTGCACAGGCTAAAGGCATTATGTTAACTGTAGATGAGGTTACCGAAAGTGT
Coding sequences within:
- a CDS encoding isocitrate lyase/PEP mutase family protein, whose product is MNLTDNNSQAQKAKAFKLMHQQSGIFVVANAWDAGSAKVLASLGFNALATTSAGLAFSLGKVDGNGLVSRDESLLNAKDIVEATHLPVSADLENCYGDDPEFCAETILLAAKTGLAGGSIEDATGNDANPIYDFEHAVARVKAAVQAAKSLPFDFTLTARAENLIHGRIDLKDTIRRLEAYADAGADVLFAPGLKTKEDIEAVVKAVAPCPVNVVMGIPNTNFTLSMLADLGVKRVSLGGGFFRAAYAGLQNAANEVLQQGTFSFGNQAIPTADLNKLFGQPE
- a CDS encoding PaaI family thioesterase, whose translation is MPKLSVLEYLQHQLAGTLTLDMESTMKYPTAISQTLAISITEVARGTATVEINADTTIHGNQQGTVHGGLICELADAAIGTAHSTLMEEGQSFTTIELKINFYRPVWQSRLRAIARPLQSGKTITHYLCEVKNNEDKVVATVTSTVMTLYEDKAKGR
- a CDS encoding ketopantoate reductase family protein; the encoded protein is MENPIYIIGYGAVGMALAVALKLAGKNVIILRGRPDNSPGRVENIQVAIPGKPLLEAKIEINTLNNFEQLDGIIVLTTKSYGNKQLAQTLKSKAGNSPIVLLQNGLGVEQPFIETGFTEIYRCVLFITSVVIAPGKVNYKPVAVSPIGVVANKSTSLNNVIEALDNAYLPFKAEYEIETIIWKKAIANSVFNSICPLLNIDNGIFKRDASALLMAKRIITECVGVAQAKGIMLTVDEVTESVLQISKLSDGQLISTLQDINNNRPTEIDTLNLQIVEIAKTLNMEIAVQQTLLLGELIKLKSGF